From Mya arenaria isolate MELC-2E11 chromosome 12, ASM2691426v1, the proteins below share one genomic window:
- the LOC128210946 gene encoding toll-like receptor 7 — translation MFYSHIIVTFFVLSTGIISAVVLPKQHCMKMGSSILKCNYIPLELNSTVKTFILEDADGVHLQFVGDTWRELQNLRMELKLDTTNLVYPFMEIKPNTFINLTQLTKLGIHSRNASFSKGAFNGLAHLKVLDLDNCPRLSIETLVSALKSSDVMHNLETLSLDWMFSWESPQYMRWTEDVFLTLSRMPLKEIVVTNTGINFNFQHFEYLAKYLEIVNLHDSTFSYQEPDLPGDFLRMENLKVLNASFTKVDGQNDIFGMFNHIPVMSNASVVIKIPPILETLETLDVSGALQSPLKHKMMNIKLIFKWNEHRWKPKDLSLKNNDLLYVDVTMETPQNNTFRYIDLSENKMEYISPTWFATSSMTITIIDLSGNRLDIMFRENSQVFCSLFRNLIRLETLKMSDNKLHSIPTNMFVSNTNLQYLDLSNNKLTQITFKLEILNYGLYLDMSGNRFSNPDKKSLDRLKNIETIINRNKTGNNNEIQLKDNTFACQTCENKDFIEWVSQTSLVNLIKQQLTCFTENSQKENISFKTYQRLSILCDTPARKVRIILLVTSLVVCIIICTLTGIKAYRKFSRKQADLVKLRERIKQIKENKYSKQYLVFLSYSNKDEEFIDNNVVHGLEKALVTYIGTNRELICRGDLHFRIGHNICNEMERLFVKCSAMLVFVTENFCRSQFCKREFEFATAMKIPVILMLKDEVDVDVMPAEMRMLFDTLTRFLWTETDGGFIIKTSWENVCRSLVLAMK, via the coding sequence atgttttattcacacattattgtaactttttttgttttaagtactGGAATCATTTCCGCAGTCGTGTTGCCTAAACAGCATTGTATGAAAATGGGGTCAAGTATACTGAAATGCAATTATATACCACTGGAATTAAATTCGACAGTGAAAACCTTTATATTAGAAGACGCTGATGGAGTGCATTTACAATTTGTTGGTGACACTTGGCGTGAACTTCAGAATCTGAGAATGGAGTTAAAACTGGATACAACAAATCTTGTTTATCCATTCATGGAGATCAAGCCTAACACTTTTATCAACCTTACTCAATTGACTAAACTCGGTATTCATTCTCGCAATGCGTCTTTCTCTAAAGGTGCGTTTAATGGTCTAGCGCATTTAAAAGTTCTTGATTTAGACAATTGTCCACGATTGTCAATTGAAACTTTAGTGTCTGCACTGAAAAGTAGCGACGTCATGCATAATTTGGAAACATTGTCTCTGGACTGGATGTTTTCGTGGGAATCGCCACAATATATGAGATGGACTGAAGACGTGTTCTTGACATTATCTCGAATGCCTTTGAAAGAAATCGTAGTGACTAACACTGggataaattttaattttcaacatttcgaatatttagcaaaatatttgGAAATTGTAAACCTTCATGACTCCACATTTAGCTACCAGGAGCCGGATTTGCCTGGAGATTTTCTTCGCATGGAgaatttaaaagttttgaatgCAAGCTTCACGAAAGTTGATggtcaaaatgatatatttggcATGTTTAATCATATTCCAGTCATGTCTAATGCTAGTGTTGTGATAAAGATTCCGCCAATACTAGAAACTTTAGAAACTCTGGATGTAAGTGGAGCTCTCCAAAGtccattaaaacacaaaatgatgaatataaaattgatttttaaatggAATGAACACAGATGGAAGCCTAAGGACCTAAGCTTAAAAAACAACGATCTGCTGTATGTCGACGTTACGATGGAAACTCCACAGAATAACACTTTCAGGTACATTGACCTTTCCGAAAACAAAATGGAATATATTTCACCTACTTGGTTTGCTACAAGCTCGATGACTATTACGATTATTGACTTGTCAGGAAACAGATTGGATATAATGTTTCGGGAAAACAGTCAAGTGTTTTGTTCTTTATTCCGTAACCTTATAAGGCTTGAAACTCTTAAAATGTCCGATAATAAACTGCATTCGATTCCAACAAATATGTTCGTATCAAATACCAATCTTCAATATTTGGATTTGTCGAATAATAAACTCACCCAGATTACGTTTAAACTAGAAATACTGAACTACGGACTGTATTTAGATATGTCGGGAAATCGGTTTTCGAATCCTGATAAAAAGTCCCTTGATCGGCTGAAGAATATAGAAACtattataaatagaaacaaaacgggaaataacaatgaaatacaACTGAAAGACAACACATTTGCCTGTCAAACGTGtgaaaataaagattttatagaATGGGTTTCGCAAACAAGTTTggttaatttgataaaacagcAGCTAACTTGCTTTACTGAGAATAgccaaaaagaaaatatttcttttaaaacatatcaacgCTTGAGCATCTTATGTGATACGCCTGCAAGGAAAGTCCGAATAATTTTGTTGGTAACAAGTTTGGTTGTCTGCATTATCATTTGCACATTAACTGGCATAAAAGCATACCGCAAATTTTCTAGAAAACAAGCTGATTTGGTAAAATTACGAGAACGGATAAAAcagattaaagaaaacaaatattctaaaCAATATTTGGTTTTTCTATCATATTCCAACAAAGATGAAGAGTTCATAGACAATAATGTAGTTCATGGTTTAGAAAAGGCACTTGTCACATATATTGGAACAAATAGAGAGCTTATTTGTCGAGGGGACCTCCATTTTAGGATTGGCCATAACATTTGCAACGAAATGGAGAGATTATTTGTCAAGTGTAGCGCGATGCTTGTATTTGTAACAGAGAACTTCTGCAGAAGTCAGTTTTGTAAAAGAGAGTTTGAATTTGCAACGGCGATGAAGATTCctgtaattttaatgttaaaagatGAAGTAGATGTTGACGTTATGCCAGCTGAAATGCGAATGCTTTTTGACACATTGACCAGGTTTTTATGGACGGAAACTgatggaggttttattataaagaCCTCATGGGAAAATGTATGTAGATCCTTAGTCCTTgcaatgaaatag